TTAACGGAACTCTGCCATTAGATTTTAATTGGAGCTCCGGGGTACAGCATATCAGAAATATTACAAAAGATAGTATCACTAATCTTCCATCGGGAACTTATTCTCTTACTATAACAGATGCAACAGGGTGTACAGGAATCTCAGAGCAAGTGGTGATTTCATCGATTCCTACCCTTATTTATCAAGTCTTATTTACGCAGGATAATGAATGTAATGATGAAGAACAGGGTTTGATACAATTAAGTGTCAGTGGTGGTACTCCACCTTTGATGGTTAATTGGGATAATGGACAAAATGGAACTACCTTGTCCGGACTACAAAACGGAGAATACGCATTTACGTTAACGGACGTAAATGAATGTAAACTGCAAGGCCAGACTATAAAAATTAAGAGTGATTCTGATATTAAAGTAGTCGAATCCATTCAACACCCGACAGGAGTTAACGCTGACGGTAAAATCTGTTTGGATGTGATTGGTTTTGTAGCGCCATTAACTATCATTTGGGATCATGATTCGGCAGAAAATGATAAATTATGTGTTGAAAATCTCCTTCCGGGAGCCTATACGGCAACATTGAGTGATGGTGGAGGGTGCAATGTATTATTAACCATTGTGCTTGAAACGGTTAATAGCACAGGTGATGTTGAAAATCGAAAATATTCAGAGAGAGTATATCCAAATCCTGCAGACCAATATATTACTATAGATTCTGAATTAAAATTAACACAGATTAAGATATTTAACGTCAATGGCAAAACCCTTTATATTCTAAAAGCTCCTGACGATAAAAATTATTTAGATATTAGTTGGCTTAGTTCTGGTATATATATAGTTGAAATTTCCAATAATCATTACACAAAACAACTGAAGTTGATTAAAAAGTAGTGGATGTTCCTTTTAATCTTTACTTAAAATAATTTTTCAATCTGCTCGTTCATTCTTGTAAGGAAGCTATTATTTCAGGATTTTAAAGGTTGTTCTTCTGTTTTCCTGATGTTGATCTTCGGTACAGGATGAACATTCACATAAGTTAATGAGATTATCTTCACCATAGCCTTTGGCTTGAAGTCTCTTAGAATCAACTCCCATTGAAATCAGGTATTCAACTGCAGATTGTGCTCTTTTTTGTGATAATATCTGATTATATTCTTTTTCACCTCTGCAATCTGTATGAGAAGATAGCTGAATATTAATCTGTGGATTGTTTTTCAATATCTCAGCAAGTTCATTTAATGCAGGTTTAGCTTCATTTCTAATCTCCCATTTATCAAAATCATAGTAGATGTTTTTCAAATTAATTTCCTTATTTTCATAAATTTTATCCAAAACAATATCCAAATTGTACGTATAATCCAATTCATTTTCATTGAATGGCGTCGCTTTTGAATTTAATATTTTGACTGCATTAAAATATCCCGGTTTGGAAGCTATTATCTTGTATTCTTTCTCGGTCTGGATTTCGGTTGCAAAAAAAGATCTGGATGTTGTACTTATTTCTGCAATACGAATATTATTTTCATCGAGAATCTGAATAAAAACTCCACTTAATGGAATATTAGTTACAAATTCGGAATTCGGATCATCGGGAGTGGTATAGGAAGGTTCAAATAATTTTCCAGCAAGAAAAATACTGCGCTTACTGGATACTTTATTAGTGTCGGAAACAACTTCTGTATCAGGTTTTAAAGGGATCACAGGCCTTCTGGTAAAAATATAAATATCATCTTTGCCCACCCCTTTTCTACTTGAACTGAAAAAACCTTTTTGCTTAATATTCCCTGATAACCGGGCAAAATCATCTACTACAAATCCGAAGTCATCACCACCGGAATTTACAGGCGGTTTCATATTTTCCGGTAAAGCCCATGTACCATCCTTACGTAGGTAGGTTTTAAAAATATCCAATCCACCCAATCCCGGTAAATAATCAGAAGAAAAATATAAGGTATCATGATGGGCTGTTGGAAATTTTTCGTTTCCTGGTG
The genomic region above belongs to Saprospiraceae bacterium and contains:
- a CDS encoding OmpA family protein: MKGALSILCTLLFLNACSFTKKIKDGETAYERKQYSIAADLLTDEFSKTDNSTVKARKAFLLGKSYLQLIDYDAALSWFQKSADFNYGPEAYFELGLCQKRLEEYESAIRSFEQYSRLSGNKSLADREIFICGEIIHWQQAESEYKIDRIFENSLVSDYSPVIYENDFLLFSSDRSSASGSDIYKWTGERFSDLFIMLKTGSEVRKFDSNINSDKNEGAACFSKNYEKLFFTRCFSLNNSDEKCKIMYSERDNGFYTNPEVLPFIEDKYNYGHPALIENDSVLIFSTDMGDPGKNFDLYYVVLDEDGTWSFPEPMPGTINSPGNEKFPTAHHDTLYFSSDYLPGLGGLDIFKTYLRKDGTWALPENMKPPVNSGGDDFGFVVDDFARLSGNIKQKGFFSSSRKGVGKDDIYIFTRRPVIPLKPDTEVVSDTNKVSSKRSIFLAGKLFEPSYTTPDDPNSEFVTNIPLSGVFIQILDENNIRIAEISTTSRSFFATEIQTEKEYKIIASKPGYFNAVKILNSKATPFNENELDYTYNLDIVLDKIYENKEINLKNIYYDFDKWEIRNEAKPALNELAEILKNNPQINIQLSSHTDCRGEKEYNQILSQKRAQSAVEYLISMGVDSKRLQAKGYGEDNLINLCECSSCTEDQHQENRRTTFKILK